A section of the Pedobacter sp. HDW13 genome encodes:
- a CDS encoding GH92 family glycosyl hydrolase — MIKKVMLPCLLLSGMVASAQQNLVQYVKPIIGTSKMGHTYPGATVPFGAVQLSPETDTLSYEVNGKYNGDVYKYCAGYKYEDKTITGFSHTHFSGTGHSDLGDFLIMPTQGKLQLNPGIASNPKGGYRSAFSHANEVAEAGYYKVKLDDDNITAELTSTTRVGMHQYTFPKSDQSHIILDLMAGIYNYEEKTVWTYVRVVNDTLITGYRQTNGWARTRTVYFAMSFSKPFKSYGRKSYDAKQAYRGFWGKFNQEQNFPEIAGKKLKMFFDFDTQEGEKVKIKFALSPVSQENALQNMRAEISGWDFEKVKAQAQATWNKELNKVQVTTSKDNKINFYTALYHAYINPTTYTDVNGEYKGLDQGVHKADGFTNYTTFSLWDTYRALHPFFNITQPGRSNDMVKSMLAHYDQSSLHMLPIWSHYANDNWCMSGYHSVSVISDAIIKGTYTGDANKALDACIATAKHRDYEGIGYYMDKGYIPAEKSGISVSNNLEYSYDDWSIAQLAKKLNRMDVYDEFIKRSNNWKNNYDSATGFMRPKLADGTFKKQFDPKDTEGQGFIEGNSWNYSFFVPQDPATLIEMMGGKKKFAIRLDTLFTMHLPDEFFAHTEDITREGIIGGYVHGNEPAHHIAYLYNWADQPWKTQAQVRHILNMQYKPTADGLGGNDDCGQMSAWYMFSSLGFYPVAPGSDVYSLGSPLVSHAVINLENGKTFTVEAIKQSDKNVYVEKVLLNGKEISNHKIKHADITNGGKLTFFMSAKPKK, encoded by the coding sequence ATGATTAAAAAAGTTATGCTGCCCTGTCTTTTGCTTTCAGGCATGGTTGCTTCGGCACAGCAGAATCTGGTGCAGTATGTTAAGCCGATTATTGGTACTTCAAAAATGGGGCATACCTATCCCGGTGCAACTGTTCCTTTTGGTGCAGTACAGTTAAGTCCCGAAACCGATACCTTATCTTACGAAGTAAACGGTAAGTACAATGGTGACGTGTACAAATATTGCGCGGGTTATAAATATGAAGATAAAACCATTACCGGATTTAGCCATACGCATTTTAGCGGGACCGGACATTCTGATCTGGGCGATTTTTTAATCATGCCAACGCAAGGCAAGCTACAGTTAAATCCGGGTATTGCATCAAATCCTAAAGGCGGTTACCGTTCGGCTTTTTCGCATGCAAACGAAGTGGCCGAAGCAGGTTATTACAAAGTGAAGCTGGATGATGATAATATCACTGCAGAACTTACTTCGACCACACGCGTGGGGATGCATCAATATACTTTTCCTAAATCAGATCAATCGCATATTATCTTAGATTTGATGGCCGGGATTTATAATTATGAAGAAAAAACAGTTTGGACCTATGTTCGCGTAGTAAACGATACGCTGATTACCGGCTATCGCCAAACCAATGGCTGGGCCAGAACCAGAACAGTATATTTTGCGATGAGTTTTTCTAAACCTTTTAAAAGCTATGGGCGTAAAAGTTACGATGCCAAACAAGCTTACCGCGGATTCTGGGGTAAATTTAATCAGGAACAGAACTTCCCTGAAATTGCAGGCAAAAAGTTAAAAATGTTCTTCGATTTTGATACGCAGGAAGGAGAGAAGGTGAAAATTAAGTTTGCGCTTTCGCCGGTTAGCCAGGAAAATGCCTTGCAGAACATGCGTGCCGAAATTTCGGGCTGGGATTTTGAAAAAGTTAAAGCACAGGCGCAGGCTACCTGGAACAAGGAGTTGAATAAAGTGCAGGTAACTACCTCTAAGGATAATAAAATTAATTTTTATACTGCTTTATACCACGCTTACATTAACCCTACAACCTACACCGATGTTAACGGCGAATATAAAGGTTTAGATCAGGGGGTACATAAAGCTGATGGTTTTACCAATTACACTACTTTTTCACTTTGGGATACTTACCGGGCATTACATCCGTTTTTTAACATTACGCAGCCTGGCCGCAGTAACGATATGGTGAAATCGATGCTCGCTCATTACGATCAAAGCAGTTTACACATGTTGCCAATCTGGTCGCACTATGCCAACGATAACTGGTGTATGAGTGGTTACCACAGCGTTTCAGTTATTTCAGATGCTATTATTAAAGGTACCTATACCGGCGATGCGAATAAGGCATTGGATGCTTGTATAGCTACAGCGAAGCACCGCGATTACGAAGGGATTGGTTACTATATGGATAAGGGTTACATTCCTGCCGAAAAATCGGGTATCTCTGTTTCTAACAATCTGGAGTATTCTTACGACGACTGGTCAATTGCCCAACTGGCTAAGAAACTGAACCGTATGGATGTTTATGATGAATTTATTAAACGGTCTAACAACTGGAAAAATAACTATGATAGCGCCACAGGCTTTATGCGCCCTAAACTGGCCGATGGTACCTTTAAAAAACAATTCGATCCGAAAGATACCGAAGGACAGGGTTTTATTGAAGGTAACAGCTGGAACTACAGTTTCTTTGTACCACAAGATCCGGCAACGCTGATTGAAATGATGGGTGGCAAAAAGAAATTCGCAATACGCCTGGATACTTTATTTACCATGCATTTACCTGATGAATTTTTTGCACACACCGAAGATATTACACGCGAAGGCATTATTGGTGGTTATGTTCATGGAAATGAGCCTGCGCATCACATTGCTTACCTGTATAACTGGGCCGATCAGCCCTGGAAAACACAGGCTCAGGTACGCCACATTTTAAACATGCAATATAAACCAACTGCCGATGGTTTGGGCGGAAATGATGACTGCGGACAAATGAGCGCCTGGTATATGTTCTCTTCGCTTGGATTTTATCCGGTGGCACCAGGTTCTGATGTGTATTCGTTGGGTAGTCCACTGGTTAGCCATGCGGTAATCAATTTAGAAAATGGCAAAACCTTCACCGTTGAGGCCATTAAACAAAGTGACAAAAATGTGTATGTAGAAAAAGTTTTATTGAACGGCAAAGAAATCAGCAATCATAAAATTAAACATGCGGATATTACCAATGGTGGTAAACTTACTTTCTTTATGAGCGCAAAACCGAAAAAGTAA
- the mnmA gene encoding tRNA 2-thiouridine(34) synthase MnmA: protein MSKHGRILVAMSGGVDSSVAAVMLHEQGYEVIGLTMKTWDYASSGGSSKETGCCSLDSINDARTLAVNYGFPHYILDIRDEFGDYVIDNFVDEYLAGRTPNPCVLCNTHIKWEALLKRANKLDCEFIATGHYANIRQQDSGRYVISKGKDENKDQSYVLWGVSQENLSRTKFPLGSFAKSEIRQMALDMGQEELAKKSESYEICFVPDNDYRAFLKHKVEDLEDRVAGGNFILSNGMVVGQHKGYPFYTIGQRKGLGVAFGEPMFVTQILPESNTVVLGKAEELERREAMVRNINLIKYASIEEPMSDIITKIRYKDAGMLSTIVQEKDKMRVVFDHNVSAIAPGQSAVFYEGNDLLGGGFLI, encoded by the coding sequence ATGAGTAAACACGGTAGAATTCTGGTTGCCATGAGTGGCGGGGTTGATAGTTCGGTAGCGGCTGTAATGTTGCATGAGCAAGGTTACGAGGTGATTGGATTAACCATGAAGACCTGGGACTATGCTAGCTCTGGCGGTAGCAGTAAGGAAACTGGTTGCTGCTCTTTAGATAGCATTAACGATGCCCGTACACTTGCTGTAAACTATGGTTTTCCGCATTATATATTGGATATCAGAGACGAATTTGGCGATTATGTAATCGATAATTTTGTAGATGAATACCTGGCCGGAAGAACACCAAACCCATGCGTATTGTGCAACACGCACATTAAATGGGAAGCTTTATTAAAACGTGCCAATAAACTCGACTGCGAATTTATTGCAACAGGGCATTATGCTAATATCCGCCAGCAAGATAGTGGCCGTTATGTAATTTCGAAAGGAAAAGACGAAAATAAAGATCAGTCGTACGTATTGTGGGGTGTTTCGCAAGAAAACCTTTCGCGCACCAAATTTCCTCTTGGAAGCTTCGCAAAATCTGAAATCAGACAAATGGCTTTAGATATGGGTCAGGAAGAGTTGGCTAAAAAATCGGAGAGTTACGAAATTTGTTTCGTTCCGGATAACGATTACAGGGCTTTCTTAAAACATAAAGTTGAAGATTTAGAAGACAGAGTTGCGGGTGGTAATTTCATATTGAGCAATGGCATGGTGGTGGGCCAGCACAAGGGCTACCCTTTTTATACCATTGGCCAGCGCAAAGGCCTGGGTGTTGCTTTTGGCGAGCCTATGTTTGTAACCCAGATCCTGCCCGAAAGCAATACGGTGGTTTTAGGCAAAGCCGAAGAACTGGAGCGCCGCGAAGCGATGGTAAGGAATATTAACCTGATTAAATACGCCAGCATTGAAGAACCGATGAGCGATATCATCACTAAAATACGCTACAAAGATGCAGGGATGCTGAGCACAATTGTGCAGGAAAAAGATAAAATGCGCGTAGTGTTCGATCACAATGTATCGGCTATTGCACCCGGCCAATCGGCAGTGTTTTACGAAGGAAACGATTTATTGGGTGGTGGTTTTTTAATTTAA
- a CDS encoding response regulator transcription factor, whose amino-acid sequence MKKCIYVVEDNPNIREIIEFLLIEELYEVKTCPNTSDFWLQMNNHLPDMVILDVMLPDGNGLDICNTLKENIKTHNIPVMMMSANNHLNTVKAKCAAEDFINKPFDLNDFAGRIEKHLMN is encoded by the coding sequence ATGAAAAAGTGCATCTATGTTGTAGAAGATAATCCAAATATCAGGGAGATTATAGAATTTCTGTTGATTGAGGAGCTTTACGAAGTAAAAACCTGCCCCAACACCAGCGACTTCTGGTTACAAATGAATAATCACCTGCCTGATATGGTGATTTTAGATGTGATGTTGCCTGATGGCAACGGACTGGATATTTGCAATACTTTAAAAGAAAATATTAAAACACACAACATTCCGGTAATGATGATGTCGGCCAATAACCACTTAAATACAGTTAAAGCCAAATGCGCAGCGGAAGATTTTATTAATAAACCTTTCGACCTGAACGATTTTGCAGGAAGAATAGAAAAACACCTGATGAATTAA
- a CDS encoding FMN-dependent NADH-azoreductase → MKILHLISSPRGEASFSVKLGDAIVEKLQAANPGSTVTTRNLTNTPFPHLEEVHINSFFTPAENHTPQLAEAVQHSNESIAELKAADVIVIGVPMYNFGIHSTLKAWIDHIARAGQTFSYSENGPEGLVKGKKVYLAISSGGVYSDGPMKAYDFTESYLRSVLGFLGMVDVTAYRVEGLSMPNLKDEALDKAVAAIAL, encoded by the coding sequence ATGAAAATATTACATTTAATATCAAGCCCAAGAGGCGAAGCATCTTTCAGTGTTAAATTAGGGGATGCGATTGTAGAAAAGTTACAGGCTGCAAATCCGGGTAGTACGGTAACTACCCGCAATCTTACCAATACACCCTTTCCGCATTTAGAAGAGGTGCATATCAACTCTTTCTTTACGCCGGCCGAAAACCATACCCCTCAACTGGCCGAAGCGGTTCAGCACTCTAATGAATCAATTGCTGAGCTTAAAGCTGCTGATGTCATTGTAATTGGCGTGCCCATGTACAATTTTGGGATTCACTCTACTTTAAAGGCCTGGATCGATCACATTGCGCGTGCTGGCCAAACATTTAGTTATTCGGAAAATGGTCCTGAGGGATTGGTAAAAGGTAAAAAGGTTTATCTGGCCATTTCATCAGGCGGAGTATATTCTGACGGGCCAATGAAGGCTTACGATTTTACAGAATCGTACCTGAGATCGGTATTGGGCTTTTTAGGAATGGTAGATGTTACCGCTTATAGGGTAGAGGGCTTAAGCATGCCAAACCTGAAAGACGAAGCTTTGGATAAAGCTGTTGCAGCAATAGCTTTATAG
- a CDS encoding ion transporter codes for MVSGPSKGWRFKLHEIIYESNTPAGKAFDVGLLIAIFSSIIVVMLDSVVSIHQHYGKLFNVMEWGFAALFTVEYILRLISIRKPLSYVFSPLGIIDMVALLPSYLSIFFVGAQSLLVFRALRLLRVFRIFKLGHFLTEINFLTTALKNSIRKISIFLLTVLTITVILGSVMYLVEQRENGFSNIPESIYWAIVTITTVGYGDISPITPLGKFVASVVMLIGYAIIAVPTGIITHDIAMAARHKKELPESCPGCSREGHDSDALFCKYCGSSLFR; via the coding sequence ATGGTATCAGGTCCTTCGAAAGGTTGGCGTTTTAAATTGCACGAAATTATTTACGAATCGAATACGCCGGCGGGTAAGGCTTTCGATGTAGGGCTTCTGATTGCTATTTTTTCGAGTATTATTGTTGTGATGCTCGATAGTGTGGTGAGTATTCATCAACACTACGGTAAGCTTTTTAATGTGATGGAATGGGGTTTCGCCGCACTTTTCACTGTCGAATACATTTTGCGGCTCATCAGTATCCGTAAGCCACTGAGCTATGTGTTTAGTCCGCTGGGCATTATTGATATGGTTGCTTTACTGCCTTCGTATTTAAGTATATTCTTTGTTGGCGCACAATCTTTGCTGGTATTCAGGGCGCTGCGTTTATTACGGGTTTTTAGGATTTTTAAACTCGGACATTTTTTAACAGAGATTAATTTTTTAACAACTGCTTTAAAAAACAGTATCCGCAAAATCAGTATTTTCTTACTAACGGTTTTAACCATTACAGTTATACTTGGTTCGGTAATGTACCTGGTAGAGCAGCGCGAAAATGGTTTTTCAAATATCCCAGAAAGTATTTATTGGGCCATTGTTACCATTACAACGGTGGGTTATGGCGATATTTCTCCAATTACGCCATTGGGTAAATTCGTGGCCTCGGTTGTTATGTTAATTGGTTATGCTATTATTGCGGTGCCTACCGGCATTATTACGCACGATATAGCCATGGCTGCCAGGCATAAAAAGGAATTACCCGAATCGTGCCCTGGTTGTAGCAGGGAAGGGCATGACAGCGATGCTTTGTTTTGTAAATATTGCGGATCATCGTTGTTTAGATAA
- a CDS encoding alpha-L-fucosidase → MKKPILLILLLLNLALTGSAQKRLGKETAEEKTKRMEWWTDARFGMFIHWGLYALPARHEWVRNYEHITNENYQKYFDNFNPDLFNPKQWAKEAKAAGMKYAVLTTKHHEGFNLFDSKYTDYKATNTQAKRDLVREFVDAFRAEGIKVGFYYSLIDWHHPDFTVDRVHPLRPEKESEEAYAALNKGRDMAKYRKYLYDQVTELLTKYGKIDILWADFSYPGKYGKGKDDWGSVELLKQIRKLQPGIIVDNRLDLNDYEDGTDFETPEQVGPKELEKYRGKVWETCQTFSGSWGYHRDENTWKSNRKLLDLLITSVANGGNLLLNVGPTARGEFDYRAETALDSLGIWMHANSKSIYHCTFAPSAFKAAEGTRLTYNKDTKRLYVHLFEYPNTGTIALDGYKDKVKYAQFLHDNSELQVDTEKSKDNTLVLKLPKKKPNFEIPVIELILN, encoded by the coding sequence ATGAAAAAACCAATTTTACTTATTTTACTATTGCTCAATCTGGCTCTAACCGGTTCGGCACAAAAAAGACTGGGTAAAGAAACTGCCGAAGAAAAAACCAAAAGAATGGAATGGTGGACGGATGCCCGCTTTGGTATGTTTATACACTGGGGCTTATATGCGCTACCTGCACGTCACGAATGGGTGAGAAATTATGAGCACATTACCAATGAGAACTACCAAAAATATTTTGATAATTTTAATCCCGATTTATTCAACCCAAAACAGTGGGCAAAGGAAGCCAAGGCTGCCGGCATGAAATATGCTGTTTTAACTACCAAGCACCACGAAGGCTTTAACCTGTTTGACAGTAAATACACCGATTATAAAGCCACCAATACACAGGCAAAAAGGGATCTGGTAAGAGAATTTGTTGATGCTTTCCGCGCAGAAGGTATAAAAGTTGGTTTCTATTATTCGCTTATTGACTGGCACCACCCCGACTTTACGGTAGACAGGGTTCACCCTTTACGTCCTGAAAAAGAATCTGAAGAGGCTTATGCAGCCTTAAATAAAGGTAGAGATATGGCCAAATACCGTAAATACCTATACGATCAGGTAACAGAACTCCTAACCAAATACGGCAAAATTGATATCCTTTGGGCCGACTTCTCTTATCCTGGTAAATATGGCAAAGGTAAAGACGACTGGGGATCGGTTGAATTACTTAAGCAAATCAGAAAACTGCAGCCGGGCATTATTGTAGATAATCGCTTAGATTTAAATGATTACGAAGACGGTACCGATTTTGAAACACCTGAACAGGTTGGACCGAAAGAACTGGAAAAATACCGCGGAAAGGTATGGGAAACCTGCCAAACCTTTTCAGGATCATGGGGCTACCATCGTGATGAAAATACCTGGAAAAGTAACAGAAAACTACTGGACTTACTAATTACATCAGTAGCAAATGGCGGTAATTTACTATTAAACGTTGGGCCAACCGCCCGTGGTGAATTTGATTACAGAGCTGAAACGGCATTAGATAGTCTCGGTATCTGGATGCATGCCAATTCTAAATCTATTTACCATTGTACTTTTGCACCGTCAGCTTTTAAAGCAGCCGAAGGGACCCGACTTACTTACAATAAAGATACAAAACGTTTATATGTTCACCTGTTCGAATACCCTAATACCGGCACCATTGCTTTAGACGGCTATAAAGACAAAGTAAAATACGCACAGTTTTTACATGATAATTCGGAACTTCAGGTTGACACCGAAAAATCTAAAGACAATACCCTGGTTTTAAAATTACCGAAGAAAAAACCCAACTTCGAAATACCAGTAATCGAACTAATATTAAATTAA
- the cobA gene encoding uroporphyrinogen-III C-methyltransferase translates to MNQKTGDFGVFIMGGGPGDPELIAMKAFNVLKRAEVILYDNLSNEKLLEIAPKTCKMVYVGKQPYGEYTPQEKINELIVENAHQYKVVVRLKGGDPFIFGRGFEELIYAEARGIKCHYIPGISSMQGAGFIDVPLTHRGISESVWILTGTKKDGSLTEDLKCAMKSSATVVIYMGMKKVAEISKAYCDAGLGTMPAAIIQHATLPNQKQVVCLANNLQEAAEDAGLTYPAIIIIGNVVQAKAYAALHQSDLLSA, encoded by the coding sequence ATGAATCAAAAAACAGGAGATTTTGGAGTATTTATAATGGGTGGAGGTCCTGGTGATCCGGAATTGATCGCTATGAAAGCGTTTAATGTGTTAAAAAGAGCAGAAGTTATACTGTATGATAACTTAAGTAATGAAAAATTGCTTGAAATTGCACCGAAAACATGTAAAATGGTTTATGTTGGTAAGCAACCTTATGGAGAATATACACCACAAGAGAAAATAAATGAATTAATTGTAGAAAATGCACATCAATATAAGGTAGTAGTGCGTTTAAAAGGTGGCGATCCCTTTATTTTTGGCCGTGGCTTCGAAGAATTGATTTATGCGGAAGCCCGGGGCATTAAATGTCACTATATTCCAGGTATCAGCAGCATGCAGGGGGCTGGTTTTATTGATGTTCCTTTAACCCATCGCGGCATTAGCGAGAGTGTTTGGATACTAACCGGTACCAAAAAGGATGGAAGTTTAACCGAAGATTTAAAATGTGCAATGAAGAGCTCGGCAACTGTAGTTATTTATATGGGTATGAAAAAGGTTGCCGAAATTTCTAAAGCTTATTGTGATGCAGGTTTAGGTACCATGCCAGCTGCAATTATTCAGCATGCTACACTTCCTAATCAGAAACAGGTGGTATGTTTGGCTAATAACCTGCAGGAAGCAGCTGAAGATGCTGGTTTAACTTATCCTGCTATTATTATTATAGGTAATGTAGTTCAGGCAAAAGCTTATGCTGCTTTGCATCAGTCGGATTTGTTGTCGGCGTAA